The following are encoded together in the Oreochromis niloticus isolate F11D_XX linkage group LG12, O_niloticus_UMD_NMBU, whole genome shotgun sequence genome:
- the LOC102077629 gene encoding zinc finger BED domain-containing protein 4: protein MKRTGRRRSSVWDCFEQTGNFVRCMKCNATLKYCGGATTSMMNHMSRHHSSATPMDEDEKPVICTVQCIEEENAPNNSEITQVAVMSPNINITPAERDSSERKRLKRSSVWDIFIKVDDEVHCTMCGTKLKYRSSTTSMMYHIKNKHQDAAPNDGVSLATHAEVTELISRMIEKDMLPISMVSGDGFRELLAYTVHSYKMPSVGDVTRIIEGHFHEKVEELMVQLGRVEKVALTADFWTGLTFQRYMTVSCSFITEDWQGRSAVLQTHKVSAGSQMHKVSAGSHSSADTVTDSVLSTVQAWAIAGKVTSCVHNDTQNSLSVQACTRATWDYTTCFATTLQRAVSDGLSEDLLRIVVAAGKLVKHFNCNLLANEALEQKQVQMCLPQHKLIQSSKDRWDTICDMFERLLEQRWAIKAVLSDRTVTSRQEAQTLEIEDDCWQIIENFTPVLATLKWATTVISAETEVSISNIYPITFSLVQTHLVPKENDVEQVSEFKLKVQQSLRNHMEVDSNDLASKPALIASMLDPRHKHLSFLTPTGRLAAKVKLHELVSKLDAVTATAGAKDEQQETLVTPDISQAAVPSQIRSDTKNTMVLLLGDNYSSSYATDSEAQVDYYLRDIAPSLDINPLDWWRVNGPRFPKLATLARHYLCVPGVSLPSLLSEAGQTFATMRRRLSPEHVDMMIFVNRNA from the exons ATGAAGCGCACAGGCAGGAGGCGCAGCTCCGTGTGGGACTGCTTTGAACAAACGGGGAACTTCGTCCGCTGCATGAAATGCAACGCGACGCTGAAATACTGCGGCGGAGCCACGACCTCCATGATGAACCACATGAGCAGGCACCATTCATCCGCGACGCCGATGGACGAAGACGAGAAACCCGTGATCTGCACCGTTCAGTGCATCGAGGAGGAGAACGCTCCCAACAACTCGGAAATCACGCAGGTTGCAGTCATGTCACCCAACATAAACATCACCCCTGCTGAGCGGGACTCCAGCGAGAGGAAACGCCTGAAGCGGAGCTCCGTTTGGGATATCTTCATCAAAGTGGACGACGAGGTTCACTGCACGATGTGCGGCACGAAGCTCAAATACAGGAGCAGCACCACCAGCATGATGTACCACATCAAAAACAAGCACCAGGACGCAGCACCCAACGACGGTGTGTCGCTGGCAACACATGCGGAGGTGACTGAGCTCATCTCCAGAATGATAGAGAAGGACATGCTCCCCATCAGCATGGTTAGTGGCGATGGTTTTCGCGAGCTGCTTGCATACACTGTGCACAGTTATAAAATGCCATCTGTTGGTGATGTTACACGCATTATTGAAGGCCATTTCCATGAGAAGGTTGAAGAGCTTATGGTGCAGCTGGGTAGAGTGGAGAAAGTGGCTCTCACTGCAGACTTCTGGACAGGTCTCACCTTTCAGAGGTACATGACCGTGTCCTGTTCATTTATAACAGAAGACTGGCAGGGGAGGTCAGCTgtgctgcagacacacaaagttTCAGCAGGCAGCCAGATGCACAAAGTTTCAGCAGGCAGCCACTCCAGTGCAGACACTGTTACAGACAGCGTGCTCAGCACCGTGCAGGCATGGGCTATCGCCGGTAAAGTGACCTCATGTGTTCATAACGACACGCAGAACAGCTTATCAGTCCAAGCATGTACCCGTGCCACCTGGGACTACACGACTTGCTTTGCCACAACACTGCAGCGAGCAGTCAGCGATGGACTGAGTGAAGATTTACTCCGCATCGTTGTTGCTGCCGGGAAACTAGTTAAGCACTTTAATTGCAACTTGCTCGCGAATGAGGCCTTGGAACAGAAGCAAGTTCAGATGTGCCTGCCGCAACACAAGCTCATCCAGTCGAGCAAAGACAGATGGGACACCATCTGCGACATGTTTGAACGTTTGCTTGAACAACGGTGGGCGATTAAAGCCGTCCTCTCCGACCGTACCGTCACCAGCAGGCAGGAAGCTCAGACCCTTGAGATTGAAGATGACTGCTGGCAGATCATTGAGAACTTCACGCCTGTGCTGGCGACGCTTAAATGGGCTACAACAGTCATATCTGCAGAGACGGAGGTGTCCATTTCTAATATCTACCCGATCACCTTCAGCCTGGTTCAGACTCATCTCGTGCCAAAAGAGAATGACGTCGAACAAGTCTCAGAGTTTAAGCTCAAAGTTCAGCAGTCACTTAGAAATCACATGGAG GTTGACTCTAATGACCTGGCTTCAAAGCCGGCTCTTATCGCCTCCATGTTGGACCCCCGGCACAAACATCTGAGCTTCCTTACACCAACGGGGAGATTGGCTGCAAAGGTTAAGTTGCATGAACTAGTTTCAAAATTGGATGCAGTAACTGCTACTGCAGGTGCAAAGGATGAGCAGCAGGAGACTTTGGTCACCCCGGATATTAGCCAGGCGGCTGTGCCCTCGCAAATCAGAAGTGACACCAAAAACACTATGGTGCTGCTCCTTGGCGACAACTACAGTTCTTCCTATGCCACCGACTCTGAGGCTCAGGTTGATTACTACTTAAGAGACATTGCTCCCTCGTTAGACATTAACCCTCTCGACTGGTGGAGGGTAAATGGACCAAGATTCCCCAAACTGGCAACTCTGGCGAGACACTATTTGTGTGTACCAGGTGTATCGCTGCCGTCTTTATTGTCAGAAGCAGGACAGACGTTTGCGACAATGCGCAGAAGACTGAGCCCAGAGCATGTTGACATGATGATCTTTGTAAACAGAAATGCATAA